The following are encoded in a window of Halosimplex halophilum genomic DNA:
- a CDS encoding acyltransferase, translated as MTKRHVSLPPGGEEGIHAFIEEVDRRLSGEEDTCDVVEDVLVDLFGDREAYERWQSGGEVSPAERVRLQGYDPCNVTLESEYYAEVEGMDEGEFERTKYLQWLWRQFDATPMADNVEFALRFRRMLADHLFADVGEDCRFFKGITFTYGHNISVGDNVVVHDDVHLDDRGMLTIGDRVSISDDAHVYSHDHDIVDQTAVDNYHTVIEDDARITYDSMVRAGVRMGENSVLAAKSIAGKDVPAHHIAAGTPAKSIAVKDGWEPVAEDLEDANVDRRESRKIDYDLPENLDVFDEFGRDRQPPGE; from the coding sequence ATGACAAAGCGCCACGTCTCGCTGCCGCCCGGCGGCGAGGAGGGTATCCACGCGTTCATCGAGGAGGTCGATCGGCGGCTGTCGGGCGAGGAGGACACCTGCGACGTGGTCGAGGACGTGCTCGTCGACCTGTTCGGCGACCGGGAGGCCTACGAGCGCTGGCAGTCCGGCGGCGAGGTCTCCCCCGCCGAGCGCGTCCGCCTCCAGGGCTACGACCCCTGCAACGTCACCCTGGAGAGCGAGTACTACGCCGAGGTCGAGGGGATGGACGAGGGGGAGTTCGAGCGCACGAAGTACCTCCAGTGGCTCTGGCGCCAGTTCGACGCCACGCCGATGGCCGACAACGTCGAGTTCGCGCTGCGGTTCAGGCGGATGCTCGCCGACCACCTCTTCGCCGACGTGGGCGAGGACTGCCGCTTCTTCAAGGGGATCACCTTCACCTACGGCCACAACATCTCCGTCGGCGACAACGTCGTCGTCCACGACGACGTGCACCTCGACGACCGCGGCATGCTCACCATCGGCGACCGCGTGTCCATCTCCGACGACGCCCACGTCTACAGCCACGACCACGACATCGTCGACCAGACCGCCGTCGACAACTACCACACCGTCATCGAGGACGACGCCCGGATCACCTACGACTCGATGGTCCGCGCGGGCGTCCGGATGGGGGAAAACTCCGTGCTCGCCGCCAAGTCCATCGCCGGCAAGGACGTGCCAGCCCACCACATCGCCGCGGGCACGCCTGCCAAGAGCATCGCAGTCAAGGACGGCTGGGAGCCGGTCGCCGAGGACCTCGAAGACGCGAACGTCGACCGCCGCGAGTCCCGGAAGATCGACTACGACCTCCCGGAGAACCTCGACGTCTTCGACGAGTTCGGCCGCGACCGGCAGCCGCCGGGCGAGTAG
- a CDS encoding DUF4097 family beta strand repeat-containing protein has protein sequence MSPPVPPSDRSADPSSDRSRRGSRDRSRRAFLRAGGGLVGAVGLAGCVLSVSPYSETVERSFDPEDARKLVVRNESGDVTLSAGDGDTLSGTVRKESSSGEDALDDVTVEASFEADRVIVAPRIPEGAAVTVDLDLAVPSGLTVLEVTTDNGDVSVTDLPCEGRLRTENGDVDVEGIDGSADLRSTNGDVSATGGGVGGAQTTNGDIDIEIHAMTADAVCRSTNGDVAVAVPEDLSAALRLVTSNGDADIDGVPATVDSSGERRIEGRLGEGEPEHTLTLRSTNGDVTLRGL, from the coding sequence ATGTCCCCGCCAGTCCCCCCCTCCGACCGATCGGCCGACCCGTCGTCCGACCGCTCTCGCCGCGGATCACGGGATCGCTCGCGTCGCGCGTTCCTCCGCGCGGGCGGCGGCCTCGTCGGCGCCGTCGGCCTCGCCGGGTGCGTGCTCTCGGTGTCGCCGTACTCCGAGACGGTCGAGCGCTCGTTCGACCCCGAGGACGCCCGGAAACTGGTCGTCAGGAACGAAAGCGGCGACGTGACGCTCTCGGCCGGCGACGGGGACACCCTCTCGGGCACCGTTCGCAAGGAGTCCAGCTCCGGCGAGGACGCCCTCGACGACGTGACCGTCGAGGCGAGCTTCGAGGCCGACCGCGTGATCGTCGCGCCGCGGATCCCCGAGGGCGCCGCGGTCACCGTCGACCTGGACCTGGCGGTCCCGTCGGGCCTGACGGTCCTGGAGGTGACGACGGACAACGGCGACGTGTCGGTGACCGACCTGCCCTGCGAGGGGCGGCTCCGGACCGAGAACGGCGACGTCGACGTCGAGGGTATCGACGGAAGCGCCGACCTCCGCTCGACGAACGGCGACGTGTCAGCCACCGGCGGCGGCGTCGGCGGCGCCCAGACGACCAACGGTGACATCGACATCGAGATCCACGCGATGACGGCGGACGCGGTCTGTCGGTCGACCAACGGCGACGTGGCCGTGGCCGTGCCCGAAGACCTGTCGGCGGCCCTGCGCCTGGTGACGAGCAACGGCGACGCCGACATCGACGGCGTCCCGGCGACCGTCGATAGCTCGGGCGAGCGCCGCATCGAGGGGCGACTCGGCGAGGGCGAGCCGGAACACACGCTCACGCTCCGTTCGACCAACGGCGACGTGACGCTCCGCGGGCTCTGA
- a CDS encoding PGF-CTERM sorting domain-containing protein, producing MVDDVSRRGVLLAGGAALSGGIAAKLGTRSAAARGDQDGAPAVRWQALVENDDDVTRPVSVRAGGGRVRVGGFSGDDSDDTDPWQYGVDAVRGTDRTGTTAYVEGQFLTEGSAPAADGGRFFLGRYTEDQGSFDATTEPMVLRTTADGEIEWRRTYEPPFDDFRVTDVAPGVDGGPVFVGYSEAWRNPNTWFVAVDTEGSVRWQRRLDEFYATYAWGVQRTAAGSYLVYGGARDGSQRDAERQDGWVAKAGADGEPQWSRLYRQRSVGDASEYHYIEDVAETDDGYLFAGYVSPADEDAEGRAWTLSTDAAGDRLYSALRRPGGDGAGEFVAVVPHGDEFVLAGSTFPVRDEEVGYVWLRGVDASLSSKWELVDPLDQPSALTDAAATDDGGVAVVGNHLNADGWSYPIAAKLGGDPAETATPTPTETEASTPWPTLTPSPTAEPTETPTGTPTPEATASPAPIATADPDGQSTTASADGPGFGVGATLAALGGSALLARLRGDSTDGE from the coding sequence ATGGTCGACGACGTTTCGCGGCGGGGCGTCCTGCTGGCAGGGGGCGCCGCGCTGTCGGGGGGTATCGCGGCGAAGCTGGGGACCCGTTCGGCGGCCGCCCGGGGGGACCAGGACGGGGCGCCGGCGGTCCGCTGGCAGGCGCTCGTCGAGAACGACGACGACGTGACCAGGCCGGTCTCGGTGCGAGCGGGCGGCGGTCGCGTTCGCGTCGGGGGGTTCTCCGGGGACGACTCTGACGACACGGACCCCTGGCAGTACGGGGTCGACGCGGTCCGCGGCACGGACCGGACCGGGACGACCGCCTACGTCGAGGGCCAGTTCCTGACTGAGGGGTCGGCGCCGGCGGCCGACGGCGGTCGCTTCTTCCTCGGGCGATACACGGAGGACCAGGGGAGCTTCGACGCCACGACGGAGCCGATGGTCCTCAGGACGACCGCCGACGGCGAGATCGAGTGGCGCCGGACCTACGAGCCGCCGTTCGACGACTTCCGCGTCACCGACGTGGCGCCCGGGGTCGACGGCGGCCCGGTGTTCGTCGGGTACTCCGAGGCGTGGCGCAACCCGAACACGTGGTTCGTCGCTGTCGATACCGAGGGGTCGGTCCGCTGGCAGCGGCGGCTCGACGAGTTCTACGCGACGTACGCCTGGGGCGTCCAGCGGACGGCCGCCGGGTCGTATCTCGTCTACGGGGGCGCCCGCGACGGATCGCAACGCGACGCCGAGCGACAGGACGGCTGGGTGGCGAAGGCCGGCGCCGACGGCGAACCGCAGTGGTCGCGGCTCTACCGGCAGCGGTCGGTCGGCGACGCGAGCGAATACCACTACATCGAGGACGTGGCCGAGACGGACGACGGATACCTGTTCGCGGGGTACGTCTCGCCCGCCGACGAGGACGCGGAGGGGCGGGCGTGGACGCTCTCGACCGACGCCGCGGGCGACCGACTCTACAGCGCACTCCGTCGCCCCGGCGGGGACGGCGCCGGCGAGTTCGTCGCGGTCGTCCCCCACGGCGACGAGTTCGTCCTCGCGGGCTCGACGTTCCCGGTCCGCGACGAGGAGGTCGGGTACGTCTGGCTCCGCGGCGTCGACGCGTCGCTCTCCTCGAAGTGGGAGCTCGTCGACCCGCTCGACCAGCCGTCGGCGCTCACCGACGCCGCGGCGACCGACGACGGCGGGGTCGCGGTCGTCGGTAACCACCTCAACGCGGACGGCTGGTCGTATCCGATCGCGGCGAAGCTCGGCGGCGACCCGGCCGAGACCGCGACGCCGACGCCCACGGAGACGGAGGCGTCGACGCCCTGGCCGACGCTGACTCCCTCGCCCACCGCGGAGCCGACCGAGACGCCGACCGGGACGCCGACGCCCGAGGCGACCGCCAGCCCGGCGCCGATCGCGACCGCCGACCCGGACGGTCAGTCGACCACGGCGTCCGCGGACGGCCCCGGCTTCGGCGTCGGCGCGACGCTGGCGGCGCTGGGCGGGAGCGCGCTGCTGGCCCGGCTACGGGGGGACTCGACCGACGGGGAGTGA
- a CDS encoding DUF7577 domain-containing protein has product MEGWAFAAVALGVVLGFELVLFRYFTPERSAAASPDDASEQSGTRGAGGSVRAGGHTAGTGRDEAGSVVCEACGTANADAPAVVFCRQCLGRLR; this is encoded by the coding sequence ATGGAGGGCTGGGCGTTCGCCGCCGTCGCGCTCGGGGTCGTGCTCGGCTTCGAGCTCGTCCTGTTCCGCTATTTCACCCCCGAACGGTCGGCAGCCGCGAGTCCCGACGACGCGAGCGAGCAGTCCGGGACACGCGGGGCCGGCGGGAGCGTGCGAGCGGGCGGGCACACCGCGGGGACCGGCCGCGACGAGGCGGGGAGCGTCGTCTGCGAGGCCTGCGGGACGGCCAACGCGGACGCCCCGGCCGTCGTCTTCTGCCGGCAGTGCCTGGGCCGACTCCGCTGA
- a CDS encoding aldo/keto reductase, with product MNQRELGDSGVEVSEVGFGAWVVGTDWWGDRTREQAVEMLHHAVDRGITYFDTGDVYGHGDSEELVGEALGEYRDEVTISTKVGYDFYNNPQAGHGELPKRVDPEWVETALDRSLDRLDMEHVDHLMLHNANVDEVDADVLETLDALQESGRVDSVGWALGPSIGWLAEAETAVEEGFDAVQLVFNVFEQTPGRHTIEAIRELDAETSVIPRVPHSSGLLNEQVTPDTELGEGDHRAHRPDEWYETGWEKVDALRFLEDPDHAEGTRTMGQASIRWLLGHDEVATVTPTFRTTDDIDEWAGAADVPPLSEAEMERVEELYQDNFGVDRDDGMDALRSSVGGADLEGIDKQAAGD from the coding sequence ATGAACCAGCGCGAACTCGGCGATTCGGGCGTCGAAGTCAGCGAGGTCGGCTTCGGGGCGTGGGTCGTCGGCACCGACTGGTGGGGCGACCGCACGCGCGAGCAGGCCGTCGAGATGCTCCACCACGCGGTCGACCGCGGCATCACTTACTTCGACACCGGCGACGTGTACGGCCACGGCGACAGCGAGGAGCTGGTCGGCGAGGCGCTCGGCGAGTACCGCGACGAGGTTACCATCTCGACGAAGGTCGGCTACGACTTCTACAACAACCCCCAGGCCGGCCACGGCGAGCTCCCCAAGCGGGTCGACCCCGAGTGGGTCGAGACCGCCCTCGACCGCTCGCTCGACCGGCTCGACATGGAGCACGTCGACCACCTGATGCTCCACAACGCCAACGTCGACGAGGTCGACGCGGACGTGCTGGAGACGCTCGACGCCCTCCAGGAGTCCGGCCGCGTCGACTCGGTCGGCTGGGCGCTGGGCCCCTCGATCGGCTGGCTCGCCGAGGCCGAGACGGCCGTCGAGGAGGGGTTCGACGCCGTCCAGCTCGTCTTCAACGTCTTCGAGCAGACGCCCGGTCGGCACACCATCGAGGCGATCCGCGAGCTCGACGCCGAGACGAGCGTCATCCCGCGGGTGCCCCACTCCTCGGGCCTGCTGAACGAGCAGGTCACCCCCGACACGGAACTCGGCGAGGGCGACCACCGCGCCCACCGGCCCGACGAGTGGTACGAGACGGGCTGGGAGAAGGTCGACGCGCTCCGGTTCCTCGAAGATCCGGACCACGCCGAGGGCACCCGGACGATGGGCCAGGCGTCGATCCGCTGGCTGCTCGGCCACGACGAGGTGGCGACGGTCACGCCCACGTTCCGCACGACCGACGACATCGACGAGTGGGCCGGCGCCGCCGACGTGCCGCCCCTCTCCGAGGCGGAGATGGAGCGCGTCGAGGAGCTGTATCAGGACAACTTCGGCGTCGACCGCGACGACGGCATGGACGCGCTGCGCTCGTCGGTCGGCGGCGCCGACCTCGAAGGGATCGACAAGCAGGCCGCCGGGGACTGA
- a CDS encoding CocE/NonD family hydrolase, with translation MTDQSNGSDGERATGPTPAGAVSRRRVLASVTAAAVGTSAFTGCASATPADRTDATDDAGGAVREEAWVETGVDTDDDGTPDRIHVRVSRPEATGDGERPPVIAIASPYHGEQTHGDATAEMYYDRSIAPAPDDPADGDDPTVATTAASEPATLGDPSGAGGPGPAHSPVGGPSALRRIERRYIPQGYAVARVSSLGTARSTGCYTAAGPPTVSALESVVDWFNGRATAYDAPEGGAEVAADWTNGRTGMIGGSALGELANGTATTGVDGLETIVPQSANVGQYGLFRSNGTPVSVVPDGSEGFTDIGTWIQASNARRDDCGHWTDRVEDGQDLATGDYNDFWHERTFLADADGVDCSVLIAHAVDDPIVKPNNAADWYETLAARDVPLKLWLYEGGHRGPAGEAWERTLDRWWARWLKDEDTGVMDEDPVTVVHGGRSAAEGSMETYAEWPVPAAEPATVRFGSGGATSGGVTTGDPGSGTESLVDDPSTPAAELVAADESPHRLRYETPPLAEPVHVSGRVVPSLSLSLAEPTVVSVALVEYGPYSADIVTRGWADPLNRPAYRDYDTPLAYRQSLRESAPLPDDGRVTVEFPLQATDHVFEADSRIGVVVYASDHEFTLHPPGNREVALSLADSAVDLPVAGGESALAGAFADEPTDTARPTGTATATESPTGTTANAGAATDSPTATAGRPAGTTDGPVESTVVAEGDATADGTTSGDGSGFGVGGALAALGGLGRLLRRGPDGED, from the coding sequence ATGACGGACCAGTCGAACGGGAGCGACGGCGAGCGCGCCACCGGCCCGACACCGGCGGGAGCGGTGTCCAGACGGCGAGTGCTGGCGTCGGTGACGGCGGCGGCGGTCGGCACGAGCGCGTTCACCGGGTGTGCGTCCGCGACACCGGCCGACCGCACCGACGCCACCGACGACGCCGGCGGGGCGGTCCGGGAGGAGGCCTGGGTCGAGACGGGCGTCGACACGGACGACGACGGGACCCCCGACCGGATCCACGTCAGAGTGTCGCGGCCCGAGGCGACGGGCGACGGCGAGCGGCCGCCCGTGATCGCGATCGCGAGCCCCTATCACGGCGAGCAGACCCACGGGGACGCGACCGCCGAGATGTACTACGACCGGTCGATCGCGCCCGCACCGGACGACCCGGCCGACGGGGACGACCCGACCGTTGCGACGACAGCCGCGAGCGAACCGGCGACGCTCGGTGACCCGTCGGGCGCCGGGGGGCCGGGTCCCGCGCACTCGCCGGTCGGCGGCCCGTCGGCGCTCCGGCGGATCGAGCGGCGCTACATCCCCCAGGGGTACGCGGTCGCGCGGGTCTCTTCGCTGGGGACGGCCCGCTCGACCGGCTGTTACACCGCCGCCGGGCCGCCGACGGTCTCGGCGCTCGAATCGGTCGTCGACTGGTTCAACGGCCGCGCGACCGCCTACGACGCGCCCGAGGGCGGCGCGGAGGTCGCGGCCGACTGGACCAACGGCCGGACGGGGATGATCGGCGGGTCCGCGCTGGGCGAACTCGCCAACGGGACGGCGACGACGGGCGTCGACGGCCTGGAGACCATCGTCCCTCAGTCCGCCAACGTCGGCCAGTACGGCCTCTTCCGCTCGAACGGGACGCCGGTCTCCGTCGTCCCCGACGGCAGCGAGGGGTTCACCGACATCGGCACGTGGATCCAGGCCAGCAACGCCAGGCGCGACGACTGCGGCCACTGGACCGACCGCGTCGAGGACGGGCAGGACCTGGCGACGGGCGACTACAACGACTTCTGGCACGAGCGGACGTTCCTCGCCGACGCCGACGGGGTCGACTGCTCGGTCCTGATCGCCCACGCGGTCGACGACCCCATCGTCAAGCCGAACAACGCCGCCGACTGGTACGAGACGCTGGCCGCCCGCGACGTGCCGCTGAAGCTCTGGCTCTACGAGGGCGGCCACAGAGGCCCCGCCGGCGAGGCGTGGGAGCGGACACTCGACCGCTGGTGGGCCCGCTGGCTGAAAGACGAGGACACCGGCGTGATGGACGAAGACCCCGTGACGGTCGTCCACGGCGGCCGGTCGGCGGCCGAGGGGTCGATGGAGACCTACGCGGAGTGGCCGGTCCCGGCCGCCGAGCCCGCCACCGTGCGGTTCGGGTCCGGCGGTGCGACGAGCGGCGGCGTGACGACGGGCGACCCGGGCTCCGGCACGGAGTCGCTCGTCGACGACCCGTCGACGCCGGCGGCGGAGCTGGTCGCCGCCGACGAGTCGCCCCACCGGCTGCGCTACGAGACGCCACCGCTCGCAGAGCCGGTCCACGTCAGCGGGCGGGTCGTCCCGTCGCTGTCGCTGTCGCTGGCGGAGCCGACGGTCGTCAGCGTCGCGCTCGTGGAGTACGGCCCCTACTCGGCCGACATCGTGACCCGCGGCTGGGCGGACCCGCTGAACCGGCCGGCCTACCGCGACTACGACACGCCGCTCGCCTACCGGCAGTCGCTCCGGGAGTCCGCCCCGCTGCCCGACGACGGGCGGGTCACCGTCGAGTTCCCGCTCCAGGCGACCGACCACGTCTTCGAGGCCGACTCGCGGATCGGGGTCGTCGTCTACGCGAGCGACCACGAGTTCACGCTCCACCCGCCCGGAAACCGGGAGGTCGCGCTGTCGCTGGCCGACAGCGCCGTCGACCTGCCGGTCGCCGGCGGCGAGTCGGCGCTCGCCGGCGCGTTCGCGGACGAGCCGACCGACACCGCGCGGCCGACCGGCACCGCGACGGCCACCGAGTCGCCAACCGGGACGACGGCGAACGCCGGGGCCGCCACCGACTCGCCGACCGCGACCGCGGGCCGGCCGGCCGGGACGACCGACGGACCGGTCGAGTCCACCGTGGTCGCGGAGGGCGACGCGACGGCCGACGGGACCACGAGCGGCGACGGGTCGGGCTTCGGCGTCGGCGGTGCGCTGGCCGCGCTCGGCGGGCTCGGCAGGTTGCTCCGGCGAGGTCCGGACGGCGAGGACTGA
- a CDS encoding DUF7089 family protein produces the protein MFSDRDLPPELAAVRDEHAPGAVVLDCARDFETLPAAQAEDLALVTDAFDPRSYPEAWLPADAPELLRRYASDELTVGAPGDGGVAWTRQTEPPVVLVKPRLEGSPDAFVDFLVAEALVQVGLDRPEHFLGFFGERYRDLAAAAEDRLDPTGTYQLAAALYDAYLGLHTRETFAGWADDHPDLFDAWVDAGERLEPRLADLSAELARGETGFGDAAELACAAVKHGTEPPTPFGALDTDAYREYGADYAVQWAEKTFDRLD, from the coding sequence ATGTTCAGCGACCGGGACCTCCCGCCCGAGCTGGCGGCCGTCCGCGACGAGCACGCGCCCGGCGCGGTCGTCCTCGACTGCGCGCGGGACTTCGAGACGCTGCCGGCCGCCCAGGCCGAGGACCTGGCGCTGGTCACCGACGCCTTCGACCCCCGCTCGTACCCCGAGGCGTGGCTCCCGGCCGACGCCCCGGAGCTGCTCCGCCGCTACGCGAGCGACGAGCTGACCGTCGGCGCGCCCGGCGACGGCGGCGTCGCCTGGACCCGCCAGACCGAGCCGCCGGTCGTCCTCGTCAAGCCCCGGCTGGAGGGGTCGCCCGACGCCTTCGTCGACTTCCTCGTCGCCGAAGCGCTCGTCCAGGTCGGCCTCGACCGGCCGGAGCACTTCCTGGGCTTCTTCGGCGAGCGCTACCGCGACCTCGCCGCGGCCGCCGAGGACCGCCTGGACCCGACGGGCACCTACCAGCTGGCCGCCGCGCTGTACGACGCCTACCTCGGCCTGCACACCCGCGAGACCTTCGCCGGCTGGGCCGACGACCACCCCGACCTGTTCGACGCGTGGGTCGACGCCGGGGAACGGCTCGAACCCCGGCTGGCCGACCTCTCGGCGGAACTCGCCCGCGGCGAGACGGGCTTCGGCGACGCCGCCGAACTCGCCTGCGCCGCCGTCAAACACGGGACCGAACCTCCCACTCCGTTCGGCGCGCTCGACACCGACGCCTACCGCGAGTACGGCGCCGACTACGCCGTCCAGTGGGCCGAGAAGACCTTCGACCGGCTCGACTGA
- a CDS encoding DUF7577 domain-containing protein, which translates to MEPWGWILVYLAGFTLFQLLLVRYFSEDRSLGGVSLESNEASPPQSGERGRSVGERDGRSREAADEGAEGVRCHQCGTENADEQPYTYCRECLAQLR; encoded by the coding sequence ATGGAACCGTGGGGCTGGATCCTCGTCTACCTGGCCGGGTTCACCCTCTTCCAGCTGCTGCTGGTCCGGTACTTCTCGGAGGACCGGTCGCTCGGGGGCGTCTCGCTGGAGTCCAACGAGGCCTCGCCGCCCCAGTCGGGGGAACGGGGGCGGTCGGTCGGGGAGCGCGACGGCCGCTCCCGCGAGGCGGCCGACGAGGGGGCCGAGGGCGTCCGCTGTCACCAGTGCGGGACCGAGAACGCCGACGAACAGCCCTACACCTACTGCCGCGAGTGCCTGGCACAGCTCCGGTGA
- a CDS encoding phosphotransferase family protein: MADGTEAVEAALDEAFPGRAVEERSGTGPSWNDANRTVRVDFADGDAAFLKVAVDGDGSRIATERAVIPYVATHCDVAVPRILATGTAASTPYLATAPMDGANFHRPWADWSTDERAAEIERVGAALAEIHAREFDRHGRVVGGDAGGLTVETGSWTETLVAEIERERRLASTDRYDHYFDEVIEAVRANAAVLDRAPAALVHGDAAMPNVFRSESAVGFIDWEIAHVGDPARELHRVEDRLADAGDAADGERLVVAFRDGYRRRADTLPDGHAERAPVYDAVRLLGTAGFFDRHVEHVDRTPAEAAERLEAEMECRLDALR, translated from the coding sequence ATGGCCGACGGAACGGAGGCGGTCGAAGCCGCCCTCGACGAGGCGTTCCCGGGTCGAGCGGTCGAGGAGCGGTCGGGGACGGGACCCTCCTGGAACGACGCGAACCGGACGGTCCGCGTCGACTTCGCCGACGGCGACGCGGCCTTCCTGAAGGTCGCGGTCGACGGCGACGGGTCGCGGATCGCCACCGAGCGGGCGGTGATCCCGTACGTGGCGACACACTGCGACGTGGCGGTCCCCCGGATACTCGCGACGGGGACCGCGGCCTCGACGCCCTACCTCGCCACGGCGCCGATGGACGGTGCGAACTTCCACCGCCCCTGGGCGGACTGGTCGACCGACGAGCGCGCGGCGGAGATCGAGCGTGTCGGGGCCGCGCTCGCCGAGATCCACGCCCGGGAGTTCGACCGCCACGGACGGGTCGTCGGCGGCGACGCCGGGGGACTCACCGTCGAGACCGGCTCGTGGACGGAGACGCTGGTCGCCGAGATCGAGCGGGAGCGACGGCTGGCCTCGACCGACCGGTACGACCACTACTTCGACGAGGTGATCGAGGCGGTCCGAGCGAACGCCGCGGTGCTCGACCGCGCGCCGGCCGCCCTCGTCCACGGCGACGCCGCCATGCCGAACGTCTTCCGCTCGGAGAGCGCGGTCGGGTTCATCGACTGGGAGATCGCCCACGTCGGCGACCCCGCCCGGGAGCTCCACCGGGTCGAGGACCGGCTGGCCGACGCGGGCGACGCCGCCGACGGCGAGCGCCTCGTCGTGGCGTTTCGCGACGGCTACCGCCGGCGGGCCGACACCCTCCCGGACGGCCACGCGGAGCGCGCGCCGGTGTACGACGCGGTCCGGCTGCTCGGGACGGCCGGCTTCTTCGACAGACACGTCGAACACGTCGACCGGACGCCGGCCGAGGCGGCCGAGCGGCTCGAAGCGGAGATGGAGTGCCGGCTCGACGCGCTCCGGTGA
- a CDS encoding CPBP family intramembrane glutamic endopeptidase, with the protein MSSPDGRERGGLGALRALLWNDSERRPRAPWRLGLALVVLVVGGVGGVLGAAGLAALAPSAAGSTLTALVTVAARTLQVAGFVVGVLAAAWLIDRRYLSDLGLDRSRAWWADLAFGLALGVALPGLVFAVELAAGLLRVTGTVVTRTDPSIAIGPGVAPALALALTLAYFVGVGVFEELLFRGYLLTNVAEGLAGWRGIGLGGAFAGATAVSGLTFGVAHGLNPSATALALGNIALFGGLFAASYLLTGRIAAAVGLHVTWNFSIASLFGFPVSGFTTPVTVVAVEQSGPAVLTGGSFGPEGGLVALGALVAGFGALAGWVRWREGELRWRESVARPRLRHGTSDGAAAASGDTGPGDESAAE; encoded by the coding sequence ATGTCGTCGCCGGACGGTCGCGAACGCGGCGGGCTCGGCGCGCTCCGCGCGCTCCTCTGGAACGACAGCGAGCGGCGGCCGCGCGCGCCCTGGCGGCTCGGGCTCGCGCTGGTCGTCCTCGTCGTCGGTGGCGTCGGCGGCGTCCTCGGCGCCGCCGGGCTGGCAGCGCTCGCGCCGAGCGCCGCCGGGTCGACGCTGACCGCGCTCGTCACCGTCGCCGCCCGCACCCTCCAGGTCGCCGGGTTCGTCGTCGGCGTCCTCGCCGCCGCCTGGCTGATCGACCGCCGCTACCTCTCGGACCTCGGCCTCGACCGCTCGCGGGCGTGGTGGGCCGACCTCGCGTTCGGCCTCGCGCTCGGCGTCGCGCTCCCGGGGCTGGTGTTCGCCGTCGAACTCGCCGCGGGGTTGCTGCGGGTGACCGGCACCGTCGTCACCAGGACCGACCCCTCGATCGCCATCGGTCCGGGCGTCGCGCCCGCGCTGGCGCTGGCGCTCACGCTCGCGTACTTCGTCGGCGTCGGCGTCTTCGAGGAACTGCTCTTCCGGGGGTACCTGCTGACCAACGTCGCCGAGGGGCTCGCCGGCTGGCGGGGGATCGGCCTCGGGGGCGCGTTCGCCGGGGCGACCGCCGTCTCGGGCCTCACCTTCGGCGTCGCCCACGGGCTGAACCCCAGCGCCACCGCCCTGGCGCTGGGCAACATCGCGCTGTTCGGCGGCCTGTTCGCCGCCAGCTACCTCCTGACCGGCCGGATCGCCGCCGCCGTCGGCCTCCACGTCACCTGGAACTTCTCGATCGCCTCCCTGTTCGGCTTCCCCGTCAGCGGCTTCACGACGCCGGTGACCGTCGTCGCGGTCGAGCAGTCCGGTCCGGCAGTCCTCACGGGCGGGTCGTTCGGCCCGGAGGGCGGGCTGGTCGCCCTGGGCGCCCTGGTCGCCGGGTTCGGGGCGCTGGCCGGCTGGGTCCGGTGGCGCGAGGGGGAGCTGCGGTGGCGCGAGTCGGTCGCGCGGCCGCGGCTCCGGCACGGCACGAGCGACGGCGCCGCGGCGGCGTCCGGCGACACCGGACCCGGCGACGAGTCGGCCGCCGAGTGA